TGGTACCTGAACTCGAACTTTGCCACCGTTGTATTCAGCGGGGCGGCCTTCACCAGCCCGGTGGCACAATGCGTGAACAACGGCGATTACTACAATGTCACGGCCAGCAATGAGAACGGCGTGGCCATCAGCGCGCCGGTGTATGTGACGGTGACGGATAGCAAGCAACCGGCGTTTCTAACCGACCTGGTCCAGGCCACAAATACTTTGGGTGCGGGTTCGGACATCACCCTCGCGGTGAGTATGGCTCCCAACTGCCAAAATCCGGCCTTCACTTGGTATTTCAACACCAATATCCCGATCACCAATGGCTATGTGGCAGTGCAAAATGGAACCAACGCATTCTTAACGCTGACCAACTTGCAAGTGGGCGATTCGGGCAAGTACCTGGTGTTGGCAACCAATATCAATGGCACAACCAATAGTATGGAAGTAACCTTGGTGGTGACCAACCGCTTGCCGTTGGGCCTGGTAATCACCCCGGCACCGACCAATACGGTGGATGTCGGCTACAAGGTGAAATTCACCGCCACGACAACTGGCGGCACTCTGCCAATAGATTTCTATTGGTTCAAACGGACCTTGCGGGTGGGCTCGGGTATCAACTACACGAGTTTGGTGGCGGTGGCATGCGTCAACGAAGGTGATGCGTATCAGGTGGTGGCAAGCAATATCGTTGGTCTGGCGACCAGTGCCGTGGCCTACATCGAAGTGCGGGATACCAACACCCCGGCGTTTAGTCCGGCGCTGGTGGCAACGAATGTGACGCTTCTGAAGGGAACCAACTTCAATATGGCAGTGGGGATGGCAAGAAGCTGCATTCTGGCAACGTATCGTTGGTACTTGCACGC
This genomic interval from Verrucomicrobiota bacterium contains the following:
- a CDS encoding immunoglobulin domain-containing protein; its protein translation is AISAPVYVTVTDSKQPAFVTDLMPGTNSLGTGSDITLAVSMAPNCHSPVFTWFFNATNVLVQDNANTLVLTNLQMTHSGKYLVMVTNINGATNSAEVTLVVTNYIIPPFNLNISPAPTNTVEVGNTVGFLAAASGTSPDYRWYLNSNFATVVFSGAAFTSPVAQCVNNGDYYNVTASNENGVAISAPVYVTVTDSKQPAFLTDLVQATNTLGAGSDITLAVSMAPNCQNPAFTWYFNTNIPITNGYVAVQNGTNAFLTLTNLQVGDSGKYLVLATNINGTTNSMEVTLVVTNRLPLGLVITPAPTNTVDVGYKVKFTATTTGGTLPIDFYWFKRTLRVGSGINYTSLVAVACVNEGDAYQVVASNIVGLATSAVAYIEVRDTNTPAFSPALVATNVTLLKGTNFNMAVGMARSCILATYRWYLHATNLLPTQTSLGLNLTNLKQSDSGIYTLVVSNQNGLSPIGTAAVVTVTYLVENPVMTVAGEKFALSVLAEAGQAYWLEARDSLTEGVWLFIRGVTNVTGPQSLEDEAARGSHKFYRIGSAPAP